The following proteins are co-located in the Candidatus Dormiibacterota bacterium genome:
- the polA gene encoding DNA polymerase I, producing MAHERDTVMLIDTYGLVYRAFFALPPLSTAKGMPINAVYGFTMMLNKVVAEEKPTHVIAAFDKGMPAHRVALYADYKAQRQAMPEDLRGQFALVRRVLNAYGVPIAEIEGQEADDVIATLAAQAEAHGARSLILTGDLDLLQLVDDKTTVLATRRGITDLARYDVAAVHERFGLAPAQLPDYRGLKGDPSDNLPGIPGVGEKTASKLLQSAGSLDALVANPSLAGSPKLERLVAEYAGQAQLCRDVSVADRELPIDLDWTRSRYEKPSDATLYPLFAELEFKTLLARMKPPEDLPLAPGAEQIAGSYRSYVASVDPPEFARLAEELERMGGGARAAIAFHDGAVGASVRAGEGIAFALDALVHARVRAAFSTLLAGAGRRVVHDAKRAGHALHAHGIEVQFDDDTMLGAHLLNPGRAFSSVGDAVAEVLSASVAAEAAAHADATLQLVDPIRTALAQRGQLRLYDEVEVPLAPILAGMERAGVAVEPSELQRIGTEIDRAVEQLQRRIYDFAGETFNIGSPQQLGAILFGKLQIPGGKKIKTGWATGVDVLFTLAREYPICALVLDWREVTKLKNTYIDVIPQLIDPRDGRLHTVFNQTATATGRLSSTSPNLQNVPVRGELGRRIRRAFVAKSSGYVLLAADYSQIELRLMAHLSGDEAMRRAFEEGQDIHDFTARRLFAIPEGERVDPNQRRMAKSVNFGLLYGMSEFGLAQRLEIPRAQAKEITAAYFARFPSVRAFIEKSLEQGRRDGYVSTILGRRRYMPGLASSNFAIRSAAEREATNAPLQGSAADLMKLAMVRVDRGLRDAGLDATMLLQIHDELIFDVREAHLHEAAHLVRDLMEGAMALSVPLETTLKAGPNWYDVKVLTGV from the coding sequence ATGGCACACGAACGCGACACGGTGATGCTGATCGACACGTACGGGTTGGTATATCGAGCGTTTTTCGCGCTTCCGCCGCTCTCGACCGCCAAAGGAATGCCGATCAACGCCGTCTACGGCTTCACGATGATGCTGAACAAGGTCGTCGCCGAAGAGAAACCGACGCACGTGATCGCAGCGTTCGACAAAGGCATGCCCGCGCATCGCGTTGCGCTCTACGCGGACTACAAGGCACAGCGCCAAGCCATGCCCGAGGATCTGCGCGGGCAGTTCGCGCTCGTGCGACGCGTACTCAATGCGTACGGCGTTCCCATCGCCGAGATTGAAGGGCAGGAGGCCGACGACGTGATCGCGACCCTCGCCGCGCAGGCGGAGGCGCACGGCGCGCGCAGCCTGATCCTTACGGGCGACTTGGACTTGTTGCAGCTCGTCGACGACAAGACGACCGTTCTCGCGACGCGGCGCGGCATCACCGATCTCGCACGCTACGACGTTGCCGCCGTGCACGAGCGCTTCGGTCTCGCTCCGGCGCAGCTGCCCGATTATCGGGGGCTCAAAGGCGATCCCTCCGATAACCTTCCCGGGATCCCCGGGGTCGGCGAGAAGACCGCCTCGAAGCTGTTACAGTCCGCCGGATCGCTCGACGCGCTCGTCGCGAATCCGTCGCTCGCGGGATCCCCCAAGCTCGAGCGTCTCGTCGCGGAGTACGCAGGGCAAGCGCAGCTCTGCCGGGACGTCTCCGTTGCCGATCGCGAGTTGCCGATCGATCTCGATTGGACGCGCAGCCGCTACGAGAAGCCCTCCGATGCGACGCTCTATCCGCTCTTCGCGGAGCTCGAGTTCAAGACGCTTCTCGCGCGCATGAAGCCTCCCGAGGATCTGCCGCTCGCGCCGGGAGCCGAGCAGATCGCCGGCTCGTACCGCAGCTACGTCGCCTCGGTCGATCCGCCGGAGTTCGCACGTCTGGCCGAAGAGCTCGAGCGCATGGGCGGCGGGGCGCGCGCCGCGATCGCGTTTCACGACGGAGCGGTCGGTGCCAGCGTGCGGGCGGGTGAAGGCATTGCATTCGCGCTCGACGCGCTCGTGCACGCGCGCGTGCGCGCGGCGTTTTCTACGTTGCTCGCCGGTGCTGGGCGGCGCGTCGTCCACGACGCAAAACGCGCCGGTCACGCGTTGCACGCGCACGGCATCGAGGTGCAATTCGACGACGACACGATGCTCGGCGCGCATCTGCTCAACCCAGGGCGCGCGTTTTCGTCGGTCGGCGATGCGGTCGCCGAGGTGCTCTCTGCGAGCGTCGCCGCGGAGGCCGCAGCCCATGCCGACGCGACGCTGCAGCTCGTCGATCCGATTCGCACGGCGCTCGCACAGCGCGGCCAGCTTCGTCTGTACGACGAGGTCGAAGTGCCGCTCGCCCCCATCCTTGCCGGGATGGAGCGCGCGGGGGTCGCCGTCGAGCCGAGCGAGTTGCAGCGCATCGGCACGGAGATCGATCGTGCGGTCGAGCAGCTTCAGCGCCGCATCTACGATTTCGCGGGCGAAACGTTCAACATCGGGTCGCCGCAGCAGCTCGGCGCGATCCTGTTCGGAAAGCTGCAAATACCGGGCGGCAAGAAGATCAAGACGGGGTGGGCGACGGGCGTCGACGTGTTGTTTACGCTGGCGCGCGAATATCCCATCTGCGCGCTCGTGCTCGACTGGCGCGAGGTCACGAAGCTCAAGAACACGTACATCGACGTCATCCCCCAGTTGATCGATCCTCGCGACGGCCGGCTGCACACCGTTTTCAATCAAACGGCGACCGCAACGGGGCGCCTGTCGTCGACGAGCCCGAACCTCCAGAACGTTCCCGTTCGAGGCGAGCTCGGACGGCGCATTCGCCGCGCGTTCGTGGCGAAGTCTAGCGGCTACGTCTTGCTCGCAGCGGATTACAGTCAGATCGAGCTTCGGTTGATGGCGCATCTCTCCGGCGATGAAGCGATGCGTCGCGCCTTCGAGGAAGGACAGGACATCCACGACTTCACCGCCCGCCGCCTCTTTGCGATACCCGAAGGAGAGCGCGTCGATCCAAATCAACGGCGCATGGCCAAGAGCGTCAACTTCGGTCTGCTGTACGGAATGTCCGAGTTCGGTCTCGCGCAGCGTCTCGAAATTCCGCGCGCGCAGGCCAAGGAGATCACGGCCGCCTATTTTGCGCGGTTTCCGTCGGTGCGAGCGTTCATCGAAAAGAGCCTGGAGCAGGGGCGTCGTGACGGCTATGTGAGCACGATTCTCGGCCGCCGGCGGTATATGCCGGGGCTCGCTTCGTCGAACTTCGCGATTCGCAGCGCTGCGGAACGCGAGGCGACGAACGCACCGTTACAAGGGAGCGCGGCCGACCTCATGAAGCTCGCGATGGTGCGCGTGGACCGCGGACTGCGCGACGCGGGACTCGATGCGACGATGCTGCTGCAAATACACGACGAGCTCATCTTCGACGTGCGGGAAGCGCATCTGCACGAAGCGGCGCACCTCGTTCGAGATCTCATGGAGGGCGCGATGGCGTTGAGCGTTCCTCTCGAGACGACGCTCAAAGCGGGTCCCAACTGGTACGACGTCAAGGTATTGACCGGTGTTTAG
- a CDS encoding DUF192 domain-containing protein, producing MFSAIAIAAALALASPNPTLPSIRVVAPRADLTLETANTPAQRERGLMSRTRLAAHTGMLFVFDSDGPVSFWMKDTLIPLDMIFVATDGTVREIFSDVRPVAPGTPDAAIPLESANARYVIELAAGEAARDGIARGVRLCFARAP from the coding sequence GTGTTTAGCGCGATCGCGATCGCCGCAGCGCTTGCACTTGCGTCGCCGAATCCGACGCTGCCTTCGATACGCGTCGTCGCGCCGCGTGCCGATCTCACGCTCGAAACTGCAAACACGCCCGCGCAGCGCGAGCGTGGCCTGATGAGCCGTACGCGTCTCGCGGCGCACACCGGCATGCTCTTCGTTTTCGATTCTGACGGGCCCGTGTCGTTCTGGATGAAGGATACGCTGATACCGCTCGACATGATCTTCGTCGCGACGGACGGCACGGTGCGCGAGATCTTCTCGGATGTCCGGCCGGTTGCGCCGGGGACTCCCGACGCCGCGATTCCGCTGGAGTCTGCCAACGCCCGCTATGTCATCGAGCTTGCGGCGGGCGAAGCCGCGCGCGATGGCATCGCTCGCGGCGTTCGACTGTGCTTTGCCCGAGCTCCCTGA
- the mutM gene encoding bifunctional DNA-formamidopyrimidine glycosylase/DNA-(apurinic or apyrimidinic site) lyase, whose protein sequence is MASLAAFDCALPELPEAETIARGLDRAIAGATILSVEVRSRKNAVAPPGVDFASALRGERIERAGRRGKYVLLELQSGRRLVVGLRMTGRLLAGSPGGRAVPGSHVVLRLSGDRLLTFADVRTFGRMTLVERDRVWDHALGVEPLGSGFTPEAFTGMLAGRKIPVKVLLLDQHRIAGIGNIYACEALWEAGIRPSRPSKSLTRAAASRLHDAVVGVLSRAIALRGSSIDDYVDAAGARGSFQDVLSVYGRHGAPCPRCGKSIVRTVLGQRGTWWCRGCQH, encoded by the coding sequence ATGGCATCGCTCGCGGCGTTCGACTGTGCTTTGCCCGAGCTCCCTGAAGCAGAGACGATCGCTCGCGGGCTCGACCGCGCGATCGCCGGGGCGACGATCCTTTCGGTCGAGGTACGCTCGCGCAAGAACGCGGTCGCACCTCCGGGGGTCGACTTTGCATCGGCTCTGCGCGGCGAGCGAATCGAACGCGCGGGGCGGCGAGGGAAGTACGTCCTGCTCGAGTTGCAATCCGGACGGCGGCTGGTTGTGGGCTTGCGAATGACGGGGCGGCTTCTCGCCGGATCTCCGGGCGGGCGTGCGGTGCCGGGATCGCACGTCGTGCTGCGACTCTCGGGCGATCGGCTCCTCACCTTCGCCGACGTGCGCACGTTCGGGAGGATGACGCTTGTCGAACGGGACCGGGTCTGGGACCACGCGCTCGGCGTCGAGCCCCTGGGTTCGGGCTTTACACCTGAGGCCTTTACCGGTATGCTGGCGGGGCGGAAAATACCGGTCAAGGTCCTCCTGCTCGATCAGCACCGCATCGCCGGCATCGGAAACATCTACGCCTGCGAAGCGTTATGGGAAGCGGGGATTCGTCCGAGTCGCCCTTCGAAATCGTTGACCAGGGCGGCTGCGAGCCGGCTGCACGACGCCGTCGTCGGCGTTCTCTCGCGGGCCATCGCGCTGCGCGGATCCAGCATCGACGACTACGTGGACGCAGCGGGAGCGCGGGGCAGTTTTCAGGACGTTCTCTCGGTTTACGGGCGGCACGGAGCGCCGTGTCCGCGTTGCGGCAAGTCGATCGTACGGACGGTGCTTGGCCAGCGTGGAACGTGGTGGTGCCGGGGTTGCCAGCATTGA
- a CDS encoding S1 RNA-binding domain-containing protein, with amino-acid sequence MLTGTIVQKDKDELLVDVGGKSEGVLPFKELSLAVDAKTLRVGDTLEVMVHRIDELDGTLFLSERRARALKTWEQVIEAHERDQVIEATVTHVVKGGVLVDLGMRGFVPASQIRRQPVGDLDELLGQRLRLKVIDLDHKRHRVVLSQRQVLEEELQAKKQELLGTLEVGQIREGVVVRLADFGAFVDLGGVDGLIHNSELSYARIKHPSEVVKIGDVVQVEIMKFDPEAKKVSLSLKHTLPDPWDEHADKLYETNRLTAQVVKVTPNYLLVELVPGILAMVPSGEFDTGAQYAAGQEADVTLLTLNHATRRITASIQHIADVPEEQIEALVAKDEGAAQA; translated from the coding sequence GTGCTCACCGGCACCATCGTCCAGAAAGACAAAGACGAACTCCTGGTCGACGTCGGCGGCAAATCCGAGGGCGTGCTTCCTTTCAAGGAGCTCTCGCTCGCCGTCGATGCGAAGACGCTTCGCGTCGGGGATACGCTCGAGGTCATGGTCCACCGGATCGACGAGCTCGACGGGACCCTCTTCCTCTCAGAACGGCGCGCGCGCGCGCTCAAGACCTGGGAACAAGTCATCGAAGCGCACGAGCGCGACCAAGTGATCGAAGCGACCGTCACACACGTCGTGAAGGGCGGCGTCCTCGTCGACCTCGGCATGCGCGGCTTCGTTCCGGCCTCGCAGATTCGGCGCCAGCCGGTCGGCGATCTCGACGAGCTGCTCGGACAGCGTCTTCGCCTCAAGGTGATCGATCTCGATCACAAGCGCCATCGGGTCGTGCTCTCGCAACGGCAGGTGCTCGAAGAGGAGCTGCAAGCCAAGAAGCAAGAGCTGCTCGGAACCCTCGAAGTCGGTCAGATCCGCGAAGGCGTCGTCGTACGGCTTGCCGATTTCGGCGCGTTCGTCGATCTCGGCGGCGTCGACGGGTTGATTCACAACAGCGAGCTCTCGTACGCGCGCATCAAGCACCCGTCGGAGGTCGTGAAGATCGGCGACGTCGTGCAAGTCGAGATCATGAAGTTCGACCCCGAGGCCAAGAAAGTTAGCCTCTCGCTCAAACATACGCTACCCGATCCATGGGACGAGCATGCTGACAAGCTCTACGAGACGAATCGCCTGACGGCGCAAGTCGTCAAGGTCACCCCGAACTACCTGCTCGTGGAACTCGTGCCCGGCATCCTCGCAATGGTGCCGAGCGGCGAGTTCGATACCGGCGCGCAGTACGCCGCCGGGCAAGAGGCCGACGTGACGCTGTTGACGCTCAATCACGCCACGCGGCGCATCACCGCGTCGATTCAGCACATTGCCGACGTGCCCGAGGAACAGATCGAGGCGCTCGTGGCGAAGGACGAGGGCGCGGCGCAAGCCTAA
- the coaE gene encoding dephospho-CoA kinase (Dephospho-CoA kinase (CoaE) performs the final step in coenzyme A biosynthesis.), whose product MRVGLTGGIGSGKSEVARIFEELGAFIIDTDALAREAVAPYSDGLMQIARVWPSVIRNDALDRAALAEIVFSDADARARLNAIVHPHVRRLARERARFAQPGQMILEVVPLLFETDYARDVDKAVVVVAPEEQRIARIAARDHMDETHVRARMAAQIAPEEAMRRADAVIENDGDLALLHRRVTDVFEKLLSAAG is encoded by the coding sequence GTGCGTGTAGGCTTGACGGGCGGCATCGGCAGCGGCAAGAGCGAGGTAGCTCGAATCTTCGAAGAGCTCGGCGCATTCATCATCGACACGGACGCTCTCGCGCGTGAGGCCGTCGCTCCATATAGCGACGGTCTCATGCAGATTGCACGCGTCTGGCCGAGCGTCATCCGAAACGATGCGCTCGACCGCGCGGCGCTCGCCGAGATCGTTTTCAGCGATGCCGACGCGCGCGCGCGATTGAATGCGATCGTCCATCCGCACGTACGGCGCCTCGCACGCGAGCGCGCGCGCTTCGCGCAACCCGGGCAGATGATCCTCGAGGTCGTTCCCCTGCTCTTCGAAACGGACTACGCGCGCGACGTCGATAAGGCCGTGGTCGTCGTCGCACCGGAGGAACAACGGATAGCACGCATCGCGGCCCGCGATCATATGGACGAAACGCACGTACGTGCCAGGATGGCGGCGCAGATCGCGCCCGAGGAGGCGATGCGGCGCGCCGACGCAGTGATCGAGAACGACGGAGATCTCGCACTGCTGCACCGCCGCGTGACGGACGTCTTTGAGAAACTTCTGAGCGCGGCGGGCTAA
- a CDS encoding general stress protein B: MSVREAGKKGGDTVRDRYGSGFYEEIGRKGGKATRDRHGVEFYESIGQKGGKIVKEKYGADFYEEIGHKGGQKVKKLIAEAKRRIAEDASREPKK; this comes from the coding sequence ATGTCGGTTCGCGAAGCCGGGAAAAAGGGCGGCGACACCGTGCGCGACCGGTATGGGTCCGGTTTCTACGAAGAGATCGGGCGCAAAGGCGGGAAGGCGACGCGCGATCGTCATGGCGTAGAGTTCTACGAGTCGATCGGCCAAAAAGGCGGCAAGATCGTCAAGGAAAAATATGGCGCAGACTTTTACGAAGAAATCGGGCACAAGGGCGGGCAGAAGGTGAAAAAACTGATCGCCGAGGCGAAGAGGCGCATCGCCGAAGACGCCAGCCGCGAGCCGAAAAAGTAG
- the lnt gene encoding apolipoprotein N-acyltransferase: protein MLSSLRVREPIVAIAAALLLSAGFPKLGAAWLVPVGTAALFWALSATSWKRAFFLGWLAGTVFFCINYAWWTYTIGHDVGPFWAGAAVFVCAAYDALAWGASAALYAVAQKRAAAYLAPLAGAAAFAALEFVRSIGPVGIPFAQLGYTQADTPLRIFAAYGGTYFVTFVLCAIGAYAAYAMRRRTARPLLIAAAAIALAWTGCWLAWPARRAVPPTIPVAAIQGNIVQTLKWQPGSLALAVHRYSAMTRSIAWLHPRLVVWPETVIAIRGTGLNADPALESRFASLAKRLGTTLVVGSIDQHEGDYYNALFFYTGGTRTAIYDKRQLVPFAEDFPASRFLSWLPYVGTLNGGFAAGNVDGVYATRTGLLAAPLICWESAFADRVYAQVANGAQFLIVSTDDAWFGRTSGPYQHAQISQLRAVENGMWVVRAAATGVSGIIAPDGRWTQRAPMDVQTAVTGKIGPPSGSLFARIGPAPVIGAFALLYLVLVTRKRRPSEPTA, encoded by the coding sequence ATGCTCTCCTCGCTGAGGGTTCGCGAACCGATCGTCGCGATCGCTGCCGCATTGCTGCTCAGCGCCGGTTTTCCCAAACTGGGCGCTGCGTGGCTCGTTCCCGTTGGGACCGCGGCGCTGTTCTGGGCGCTCTCCGCGACCTCCTGGAAACGTGCGTTCTTCCTCGGTTGGCTTGCCGGGACCGTCTTTTTTTGCATCAACTACGCGTGGTGGACCTACACGATCGGGCACGACGTGGGCCCGTTCTGGGCCGGCGCCGCGGTCTTCGTCTGCGCCGCGTACGACGCGCTCGCCTGGGGAGCAAGCGCCGCGCTCTACGCGGTCGCCCAGAAGCGCGCGGCAGCCTACCTGGCCCCGCTCGCGGGTGCGGCGGCGTTCGCCGCGCTGGAGTTCGTGCGATCGATCGGGCCCGTCGGCATTCCGTTCGCGCAGCTCGGGTACACGCAAGCCGATACGCCGCTGCGGATCTTCGCGGCGTACGGCGGCACGTACTTCGTGACGTTCGTCCTGTGCGCGATCGGCGCGTACGCGGCGTACGCCATGCGCCGCCGGACGGCGCGCCCGCTCCTCATCGCGGCGGCGGCAATCGCGCTCGCATGGACGGGATGTTGGCTTGCGTGGCCGGCGCGCCGCGCCGTACCGCCGACGATTCCGGTCGCGGCGATTCAGGGCAACATCGTGCAGACGCTGAAGTGGCAGCCCGGCTCCCTCGCGCTAGCCGTGCATCGCTACAGCGCGATGACGCGCAGCATTGCGTGGTTGCATCCCAGGCTGGTCGTCTGGCCGGAGACCGTCATCGCGATTCGCGGTACCGGCTTGAATGCCGATCCGGCGCTCGAAAGCAGGTTCGCGTCGCTTGCGAAACGGCTCGGGACGACGCTCGTCGTCGGATCGATCGACCAGCATGAGGGCGACTACTACAACGCACTCTTTTTCTATACGGGCGGAACGCGCACCGCCATCTACGACAAGCGCCAGCTCGTGCCGTTCGCCGAAGATTTTCCCGCGTCGAGGTTTCTCTCGTGGCTGCCGTACGTCGGAACCCTGAACGGCGGATTCGCAGCCGGAAACGTCGATGGCGTCTACGCGACGAGGACGGGATTGCTCGCCGCGCCGCTCATCTGCTGGGAGTCCGCTTTTGCGGATCGCGTGTACGCTCAGGTTGCGAACGGAGCGCAATTTCTCATCGTCAGCACGGACGACGCATGGTTCGGCCGGACGTCCGGCCCGTACCAGCACGCACAGATATCGCAGCTGCGCGCGGTCGAAAACGGCATGTGGGTCGTGCGCGCCGCTGCTACCGGCGTCAGCGGCATCATCGCTCCCGACGGCCGGTGGACGCAGCGCGCACCTATGGACGTGCAAACGGCGGTGACGGGCAAGATCGGCCCTCCGTCGGGATCGCTCTTCGCGCGCATCGGCCCGGCACCGGTGATCGGCGCATTCGCGTTGCTCTATCTCGTGCTCGTCACGCGCAAGCGCAGACCGTCCGAGCCCACCGCGTGA
- a CDS encoding LptF/LptG family permease gives MATLTLRRFLPYAHSRAHVLPILDAYLLREMVWPFLGGFFAFFIFWALNIFILSADYIVNEHAPFFLVLRFVLLRVPQSIPMAFPFAALVASLLAVGRLMGDNEITAMRTSGIHILRIAATPLAFGFAMFLLAYGMNEWIAPASVDLSTRTFYQMVYHTDALPFETQFFRRDADSGNTFFVTQVAPDGKTMYGVQIFKPARDGPWNETLQARSAVVNGSTLVLKDVIDTRFNAQGYVAGQQHVRSVAIGLPLQETAAQFLSSAGTDPWTMSSKRLALQVRSLQEQGIGGTALGTLQITLANKLAWPFACFIAVLVSLPLAIRFGRRGRMLGIALSIIAFFFYFVLTSTASAFGRNGAVNPYLAAWLPNVVMGLAGGALLWLEER, from the coding sequence ATGGCGACGCTGACGTTGCGCCGGTTCTTGCCCTACGCGCATTCTCGCGCGCACGTCCTTCCCATTCTCGACGCGTACCTGTTGCGCGAGATGGTATGGCCGTTTCTCGGCGGATTTTTCGCGTTTTTCATCTTTTGGGCTCTCAACATCTTCATTCTCTCGGCCGATTACATCGTCAACGAGCACGCGCCGTTCTTTCTCGTGCTGCGTTTCGTCTTGCTGCGCGTTCCGCAGTCGATTCCAATGGCGTTCCCGTTTGCGGCGCTCGTTGCGTCGTTGCTCGCCGTCGGACGTTTAATGGGTGACAACGAGATCACCGCCATGCGTACGTCCGGCATCCACATCCTGCGCATCGCGGCAACGCCGCTCGCGTTCGGATTCGCCATGTTCTTGCTCGCGTACGGCATGAACGAGTGGATCGCGCCGGCGTCGGTCGATCTCTCGACGCGCACGTTCTACCAGATGGTCTACCATACGGACGCGCTCCCGTTCGAAACGCAGTTCTTCCGCAGGGACGCGGATAGCGGGAACACGTTCTTCGTGACGCAGGTCGCGCCGGACGGAAAGACGATGTACGGCGTGCAGATATTCAAGCCGGCGCGCGACGGGCCGTGGAACGAGACGCTGCAAGCCCGCAGCGCCGTCGTCAATGGGAGCACGCTCGTGCTCAAGGACGTCATCGACACGCGCTTTAACGCACAGGGGTACGTCGCCGGGCAGCAGCACGTGCGTTCGGTCGCGATCGGCCTTCCGCTGCAAGAGACGGCCGCGCAGTTCTTGAGCTCCGCCGGCACCGATCCGTGGACGATGAGCAGCAAACGCCTCGCGCTGCAAGTGCGTTCTTTGCAGGAGCAGGGCATCGGCGGCACGGCGCTCGGGACTTTGCAAATCACGCTTGCGAACAAACTCGCCTGGCCCTTCGCGTGCTTCATCGCCGTGCTCGTCTCGCTTCCGCTCGCGATTCGGTTCGGCCGGCGCGGCAGAATGCTCGGCATCGCCCTCTCGATCATCGCGTTCTTCTTCTACTTCGTCTTGACGTCTACCGCATCGGCATTCGGCCGGAACGGTGCGGTGAACCCGTACCTCGCCGCGTGGCTGCCGAACGTCGTCATGGGACTCGCGGGTGGGGCATTGCTCTGGCTCGAAGAACGTTAG
- a CDS encoding lytic transglycosylase domain-containing protein, which produces MTRLASIASTLCLLYGCGGGGYMPYAPHALSSLEIHSLVAQASAEHALPPGLLTAVLMAESGGDPSAISVAGAEGLMQLMPATASSCGIDPFEPVSNVACGSAYLKSLLRRYHGNVTLAVAAYNAGPGAVDAYHGVPPYAETRAYVERVLSTYRSY; this is translated from the coding sequence ATGACGCGGCTCGCCTCGATTGCGTCTACCTTATGTCTGCTCTACGGCTGCGGCGGCGGGGGGTATATGCCGTACGCGCCCCACGCCCTGAGCTCGCTCGAGATCCACTCGCTCGTCGCACAAGCCTCTGCCGAGCATGCTCTTCCGCCTGGTTTGCTCACTGCCGTGCTGATGGCCGAGTCGGGTGGGGATCCGTCGGCGATCTCGGTCGCCGGCGCCGAGGGGCTGATGCAGCTCATGCCCGCGACGGCCTCGAGCTGCGGAATCGATCCCTTCGAGCCCGTCTCCAACGTCGCATGCGGCAGCGCGTATTTGAAATCGCTCTTGCGTCGCTACCACGGGAACGTCACCCTCGCGGTTGCCGCGTACAACGCCGGGCCCGGGGCGGTCGACGCGTATCATGGCGTTCCGCCGTACGCGGAGACGCGCGCGTACGTGGAGCGCGTTCTCTCGACCTACCGGAGTTACTAG
- the mraZ gene encoding division/cell wall cluster transcriptional repressor MraZ: MEAKGGSLPESPRLSGLVEHALDEKGRLVVPARFRERLGAGFVLTIARPDPCLALYPSNVWAEFCARLEAAPRKDDAFRRMVRSIFAHSEDVGCDAQGRILIPASLRVYAGIDREVVSVGALTRVEIWAKEHFSEHAEPQGGSLDLFGELGLS; this comes from the coding sequence GTGGAGGCAAAGGGAGGATCGTTGCCGGAGTCACCGCGCCTGTCGGGCTTGGTGGAGCACGCTCTCGATGAGAAGGGCCGGCTCGTCGTGCCCGCGCGGTTTCGGGAGCGCCTCGGTGCCGGCTTCGTCCTGACGATCGCCCGTCCCGACCCCTGCCTCGCCCTGTACCCGAGCAACGTTTGGGCGGAGTTCTGCGCTCGGCTCGAGGCCGCGCCCCGCAAAGACGACGCCTTCCGCCGCATGGTTCGCTCGATCTTCGCCCACAGCGAGGACGTCGGCTGCGACGCCCAGGGCAGAATCCTGATTCCAGCTTCGCTGCGCGTGTACGCGGGGATCGATCGCGAGGTCGTCTCCGTCGGCGCGCTGACGCGCGTCGAGATCTGGGCGAAAGAGCATTTTAGCGAGCACGCGGAGCCGCAGGGTGGGAGCCTTGACCTCTTCGGCGAGCTGGGGTTGTCGTGA
- the rsmH gene encoding 16S rRNA (cytosine(1402)-N(4))-methyltransferase RsmH, producing MDEPLRHVPVLTASVLAYLDIRPEGTYVDATFGGGGHSRSILERLRGGTLVALDADPQARECAQTIADPAFHFARANFRNLASILAQYGIARVDGVLFDLGVSSMQLDDAHRGFSMVKDAPLDMRMNQYAGRSAYDVLAHASERELADIFFSYGEERAARRVARAIVARRRQGTLPRTTTDFARFVAGVVQKPGRRERIHPATRFFQALRIAVNEELDALHEGVSAAIDSLRVGGRVVAISFHSLEDRIVKRALRADERIEVLTKKPVTPSQEEVAANPRARSAKLRAGERKAL from the coding sequence GTGGACGAGCCGTTGCGTCACGTTCCCGTGCTCACCGCATCGGTGCTCGCCTATCTCGACATTCGGCCGGAGGGAACGTACGTGGATGCGACCTTCGGCGGCGGCGGTCACAGTCGCTCGATTCTCGAGCGCTTGCGCGGCGGTACGCTCGTTGCGCTCGATGCGGACCCGCAGGCACGGGAGTGCGCGCAAACGATCGCCGATCCGGCGTTCCATTTCGCGCGCGCGAACTTTCGCAACCTCGCATCCATACTCGCTCAGTACGGCATCGCCCGGGTGGACGGCGTGCTCTTCGACTTGGGAGTCTCTTCCATGCAGCTTGACGACGCGCACCGCGGCTTTTCCATGGTGAAGGACGCTCCGCTCGACATGCGGATGAATCAGTACGCCGGCCGAAGTGCGTACGACGTGCTCGCGCACGCGAGCGAGCGCGAGCTGGCCGACATCTTCTTCAGTTACGGTGAGGAACGAGCCGCGCGACGCGTCGCGCGCGCGATCGTCGCGCGCCGGCGCCAGGGAACGCTGCCGAGGACGACAACGGACTTCGCGCGCTTCGTCGCAGGCGTCGTGCAGAAGCCGGGCCGGCGCGAGCGCATCCATCCGGCGACGCGATTCTTCCAAGCACTGCGCATCGCCGTCAACGAGGAACTCGATGCGCTGCACGAAGGCGTGAGCGCGGCGATCGATTCGCTTCGCGTGGGGGGGCGCGTCGTCGCGATCAGCTTCCATTCGCTCGAAGATCGCATCGTCAAACGCGCCTTGCGCGCCGACGAGCGTATAGAGGTGCTCACGAAAAAGCCCGTGACGCCGTCGCAAGAAGAGGTCGCAGCGAATCCGCGCGCTCGCAGCGCGAAGCTGCGCGCCGGGGAGCGTAAAGCGCTATGA